A section of the Oncorhynchus tshawytscha isolate Ot180627B linkage group LG09, Otsh_v2.0, whole genome shotgun sequence genome encodes:
- the cdc27 gene encoding cell division cycle protein 27 homolog isoform X1 produces MTVLQEPVQAAVWHALNHYAYRDAVFLAERLYAEVHSEEALFLLATCYYRSGKAYKAYRLLKGHSCTTPQCKYLLAKCCVELSKLAEGEQILTGGVLNKQKSQEDIVTEFGDSACFTLSLLGQIYCKTDRLAKGSECYQKSLSMNPFLWSPFESLCQIGDRPDPEQIFRLTSLQFFSGGSGAPPLFPISPAHTPSHNMPHRQVDTVLMETPQDTLELNRLNLESSNSKYSSLNTDSTMSYIDSSVISPDTVGPLGTGSSLLSKQVQNKPKSGRSLLGGPAALSPLTPSFGILPLEPSPGDPLYLQNYSHSGSGMEPPPPGVPPKKSVARISQPGTKSVFAQSGNSREIIPISFNQTQTTAPPQTSTTPQVLSPTIAAPPNVQPRRSSRLFTSASSTAKENSKKLKMKFPTKIPNRKTKSKMGKGGITPSNLNESIEILKLDSSMTDGKVSMGSPQFQAFSLQKAAADGLMSLMRDIGRGYLALCSYNCKEAISILSQLPSHHYNTGWVLGQIGRAHFELAEYMQAERIFSEVRRIESYRVEGMEIYSTTLWHLQKDVALSALSKDLTDMDKNSPEAWCVAGNCFSLQREHDIAIKFFQRAIQVNPGFAYAYTLLGHEFVLTEELEKALACFRNAIRVNTRHYNAWYGLGMIYYKQEKFNLAEIHFKKALSINPQSSVLLCHIGVVQHALKKSDHALETLNRAINIDPKNPLCKFHRASILFANEKYKAALQELEELKQIVPKESLVYFLIGKVYKKLGQTHLALMNFSWAMDLDPKGANNQIKEAIDKRYLPDDEEPVTEDYPYDSAAEVEESQESSMTDADDTQLHTAESDEVL; encoded by the exons GCTGCTGTTTGGCATGCACTAAACCACTATGCCTACAGAGATGCCGTGTTCCTGGCCGAGAGACTATATGCTGAAG TGCATTCGGAGGAGGCCCTCTTTCTGTTAGCCACATGCTACTATCGTTCGGGAAAGGCCTACAAGGCATACCGCCTTCTCAAGGGGCACAGCTGCACAACGCCACAATGCAAATACCTCCTCGCCAAGTGCTGTGTGGAACTGAGCAA GCTTGCAGAGGGAGAGCAGATCCTGACAGGGGGGGTCCTGAACAAACAGAAGAGCCAGGAGGACATTGTCACAGAGTTTGGAGACTCTGCCTGTTTCACATTGTCCCTATTGGGGCAAATCTATTG TAAAACGGATCGTCTGGCCAAAGGTtctgaatgttatcagaagagCCTGAGTATGAATCCTTTCCTGTGGTCTCCCTTTGAGTCCCTCTGTCAGATCG GCGATCGGCCGGACCCAGAGCAGATCTTCAGACTGACGTCCCTGCAGTTCTTTAGCGGTGGGAGTGGAGCCCCTCCCCTGTTCCCTATCAGCCCTGCCCACACACCAAGCCACAACATGCCCCACCGCCAGGTGGACACGGTGCTCATGGAGACGCCCCAGGACACCTTA GAATTAAACAGACTGAACCTGGAGTCTTCCAACTCAAAGTACTCGTCTCTGAACACAGACTCCACCATGTCCTACATCGACTCGTCTGTCATCTCCCCGGACACCGTAGGGCCTCTGGGTACAGGCAGCTCCCTGCTATCCAAACAAGTGCAGAACAAACCCAAGAGTGGGCGCAGTCTACTGGGGGGACCGGCAGCACTCAGCCCCCTAACGCCCAG TTTTGGAATATTGCCCCTGGAGCCCAGCCCAGGGGACCCCTTGTATCTGCAGAACTACTCTCACAGTGGCTCGGGGATGGAGCCACCCCCTCCCGGAGTCCCACCAAAGAAG TCTGTAGCGAGAATCAGCCAGCCGGGGACGAAGTCGGTGTTTGCACAGAGTGGCAACAGCAGGGAGATCATCCCGATCTCCTTCAACCAGACTCAGACCACTGCCCCCCCACAGACCAG TACTACACCTCAAGTGCTGAGCCCCACAATCGCTGCTCCCCCCAACGTGCAGCCCAGACGGAGCTCCAGACTCTTTACCAGTGCCAGCTCTACTGCCAAG GAGAATAGCAAGAAGCTGAAAATGAAGTTCCCCACCAAAATCCCCAACCGGAAGACCAAGTCAAAAATGGGCAAGGGAGGCatcaccccatccaacctgaacgAGAGCATTGAGATCCTCAAGCTGGACTCGTCCATGACAGACGGGAAAGTCAGTATGGGCTCTCCTCAGTTCCAGGCCTTCAGTCTGCAGAAGGCTGCTGCAG ATGGCCTGATGTCGCTGATGCGAGACATCGGCCGGGGGTACCTGGCCCTCTGCTCTTACAATTGTAAGGAGGCTATTAGCATCCTGAGCCAGCTGCCCTCCCATCACTACAATACAGGGTGGGTCCTGGGACAGATCGGCAGGGCCCACTTTGAGCTGGCCGAATACATGCAG GCGGAGAGGATCTTCTCAGAGGTGCGGCGCATCGAGAGCTACCGGGTGGAGGGCATGGAGATTTACTCCACCACCCTTTGGCACTTGCAGAAGGACGTGGCCCTGTCGGCCCTGTCCAAAGACCTCACCGACATGGACAAGAATTCACCAGAG GCATGGTGTGTGGCTGGTAACTGTTTCAGTCTGCAGAGGGAGCATGACATTGCCATTAAGTTCTTCCAGCGTGCCATCCAGGTGAACCCGGGCTTTGCCTACGCCTACACGTTGCTAGGCCATGAGTTTGTCCTCACAGAGGAGCTGGAGAAGGCTCTGGCCTGCTTCCGTAACGCCATCAGAGTCAACACACGCCACTACAATGCCTG gtATGGCTTGGGGATGATCTACTATAAGCAGGAGAAATTCAACCTGGCAGAGATTCACTTCAAGAAGGCACTTAGCATCAACCCTCAGAGTTCTGTGCTCCTCTGCCACATCGGAGTG GTTCAGCATGCACTGAAGAAGTCTGACCATGCTTTAGAAACCCTGAATAGAGCGATCAACATAGACCCCAAGAACCCTCTATGCAAATTCCACAGGGCCTCCATCCTCTTCGCTAATGAAAAGTACAAG GCGGCTCTTCAAGAGTTGGAAGAGCTGAAACAAATAGTGCCCAAAGAGTCCCTTGTTTACTTTTTAATAGGAAAG GTGTATAAGAAGCTGGGCCAGACCCACTTGGCATTGATGAATTTCTCCTGGGCAATGGACCTGGATCCCAAAGGAGCCAACAATCAGATCAAAGAGGCCATAGACAAGAGGTACCTCCCTGATGACGAGGAGCCTGTCACTGAGGACTACCCCTATGACTCAG CAGCTGAGGTGGAGGAGTCGCAGGAGAGCAGTATGACCGacgcagatgacacacagctccACACTGCCGAGAGCGACGAGGTCCTGTAA
- the cdc27 gene encoding cell division cycle protein 27 homolog isoform X2, whose amino-acid sequence MTVLQEPVQAAVWHALNHYAYRDAVFLAERLYAEVHSEEALFLLATCYYRSGKAYKAYRLLKGHSCTTPQCKYLLAKCCVELSKLAEGEQILTGGVLNKQKSQEDIVTEFGDSACFTLSLLGQIYCKTDRLAKGSECYQKSLSMNPFLWSPFESLCQIGDRPDPEQIFRLTSLQFFSGGSGAPPLFPISPAHTPSHNMPHRQVDTVLMETPQDTLELNRLNLESSNSKYSSLNTDSTMSYIDSSVISPDTVGPLGTGSSLLSKQVQNKPKSGRSLLGGPAALSPLTPSFGILPLEPSPGDPLYLQNYSHSGSGMEPPPPGVPPKKSVARISQPGTKSVFAQSGNSREIIPISFNQTQTTAPPQTSTTPQVLSPTIAAPPNVQPRRSSRLFTSASSTAKENSKKLKMKFPTKIPNRKTKSKMGKGGITPSNLNESIEILKLDSSMTDGKVSMGSPQFQAFSLQKAAADGLMSLMRDIGRGYLALCSYNCKEAISILSQLPSHHYNTGWVLGQIGRAHFELAEYMQAERIFSEVRRIESYRVEGMEIYSTTLWHLQKDVALSALSKDLTDMDKNSPEAWCVAGNCFSLQREHDIAIKFFQRAIQVNPGFAYAYTLLGHEFVLTEELEKALACFRNAIRVNTRHYNAWYGLGMIYYKQEKFNLAEIHFKKALSINPQSSVLLCHIGVVQHALKKSDHALETLNRAINIDPKNPLCKFHRASILFANEKYKAALQELEELKQIVPKESLVYFLIGKVYKKLGQTHLALMNFSWAMDLDPKGANNQIKEAIDKRYLPDDEEPVTEDYPYDSAEVEESQESSMTDADDTQLHTAESDEVL is encoded by the exons GCTGCTGTTTGGCATGCACTAAACCACTATGCCTACAGAGATGCCGTGTTCCTGGCCGAGAGACTATATGCTGAAG TGCATTCGGAGGAGGCCCTCTTTCTGTTAGCCACATGCTACTATCGTTCGGGAAAGGCCTACAAGGCATACCGCCTTCTCAAGGGGCACAGCTGCACAACGCCACAATGCAAATACCTCCTCGCCAAGTGCTGTGTGGAACTGAGCAA GCTTGCAGAGGGAGAGCAGATCCTGACAGGGGGGGTCCTGAACAAACAGAAGAGCCAGGAGGACATTGTCACAGAGTTTGGAGACTCTGCCTGTTTCACATTGTCCCTATTGGGGCAAATCTATTG TAAAACGGATCGTCTGGCCAAAGGTtctgaatgttatcagaagagCCTGAGTATGAATCCTTTCCTGTGGTCTCCCTTTGAGTCCCTCTGTCAGATCG GCGATCGGCCGGACCCAGAGCAGATCTTCAGACTGACGTCCCTGCAGTTCTTTAGCGGTGGGAGTGGAGCCCCTCCCCTGTTCCCTATCAGCCCTGCCCACACACCAAGCCACAACATGCCCCACCGCCAGGTGGACACGGTGCTCATGGAGACGCCCCAGGACACCTTA GAATTAAACAGACTGAACCTGGAGTCTTCCAACTCAAAGTACTCGTCTCTGAACACAGACTCCACCATGTCCTACATCGACTCGTCTGTCATCTCCCCGGACACCGTAGGGCCTCTGGGTACAGGCAGCTCCCTGCTATCCAAACAAGTGCAGAACAAACCCAAGAGTGGGCGCAGTCTACTGGGGGGACCGGCAGCACTCAGCCCCCTAACGCCCAG TTTTGGAATATTGCCCCTGGAGCCCAGCCCAGGGGACCCCTTGTATCTGCAGAACTACTCTCACAGTGGCTCGGGGATGGAGCCACCCCCTCCCGGAGTCCCACCAAAGAAG TCTGTAGCGAGAATCAGCCAGCCGGGGACGAAGTCGGTGTTTGCACAGAGTGGCAACAGCAGGGAGATCATCCCGATCTCCTTCAACCAGACTCAGACCACTGCCCCCCCACAGACCAG TACTACACCTCAAGTGCTGAGCCCCACAATCGCTGCTCCCCCCAACGTGCAGCCCAGACGGAGCTCCAGACTCTTTACCAGTGCCAGCTCTACTGCCAAG GAGAATAGCAAGAAGCTGAAAATGAAGTTCCCCACCAAAATCCCCAACCGGAAGACCAAGTCAAAAATGGGCAAGGGAGGCatcaccccatccaacctgaacgAGAGCATTGAGATCCTCAAGCTGGACTCGTCCATGACAGACGGGAAAGTCAGTATGGGCTCTCCTCAGTTCCAGGCCTTCAGTCTGCAGAAGGCTGCTGCAG ATGGCCTGATGTCGCTGATGCGAGACATCGGCCGGGGGTACCTGGCCCTCTGCTCTTACAATTGTAAGGAGGCTATTAGCATCCTGAGCCAGCTGCCCTCCCATCACTACAATACAGGGTGGGTCCTGGGACAGATCGGCAGGGCCCACTTTGAGCTGGCCGAATACATGCAG GCGGAGAGGATCTTCTCAGAGGTGCGGCGCATCGAGAGCTACCGGGTGGAGGGCATGGAGATTTACTCCACCACCCTTTGGCACTTGCAGAAGGACGTGGCCCTGTCGGCCCTGTCCAAAGACCTCACCGACATGGACAAGAATTCACCAGAG GCATGGTGTGTGGCTGGTAACTGTTTCAGTCTGCAGAGGGAGCATGACATTGCCATTAAGTTCTTCCAGCGTGCCATCCAGGTGAACCCGGGCTTTGCCTACGCCTACACGTTGCTAGGCCATGAGTTTGTCCTCACAGAGGAGCTGGAGAAGGCTCTGGCCTGCTTCCGTAACGCCATCAGAGTCAACACACGCCACTACAATGCCTG gtATGGCTTGGGGATGATCTACTATAAGCAGGAGAAATTCAACCTGGCAGAGATTCACTTCAAGAAGGCACTTAGCATCAACCCTCAGAGTTCTGTGCTCCTCTGCCACATCGGAGTG GTTCAGCATGCACTGAAGAAGTCTGACCATGCTTTAGAAACCCTGAATAGAGCGATCAACATAGACCCCAAGAACCCTCTATGCAAATTCCACAGGGCCTCCATCCTCTTCGCTAATGAAAAGTACAAG GCGGCTCTTCAAGAGTTGGAAGAGCTGAAACAAATAGTGCCCAAAGAGTCCCTTGTTTACTTTTTAATAGGAAAG GTGTATAAGAAGCTGGGCCAGACCCACTTGGCATTGATGAATTTCTCCTGGGCAATGGACCTGGATCCCAAAGGAGCCAACAATCAGATCAAAGAGGCCATAGACAAGAGGTACCTCCCTGATGACGAGGAGCCTGTCACTGAGGACTACCCCTATGACTCAG CTGAGGTGGAGGAGTCGCAGGAGAGCAGTATGACCGacgcagatgacacacagctccACACTGCCGAGAGCGACGAGGTCCTGTAA